In the genome of Tsukamurella paurometabola DSM 20162, the window TGCACTCGCCTCTTTCGAATGCGCGGCCGAGCGCCTGGCGCAGCTGGATCCCGTGATGCTCGACTCTCAGGAACTCCTGGGTGCGCTCGGCCGCCTGGAAGTCGCTGCACGCCGAATCCCGTACGCGCAGAACCTCCTGGCGCAGGTCGGCGTCGAGCAGAGCCTGCCCGGCCGGCTCGGCTACACGGGTATGAAGGAGTTGCTCATCGACCAACTCCGTCTGGCGGGCACGGAGGCCCGCGACCGGATCCATGGCGCACGCTCCCGTGTGCCGCAGCACAATCGTGCCCTGCCGCCGGAACCGCGGTACGCCCTGGCCGCCGCCGCACAGCGGGCCGGAGAGATCTCCGAGCGGCATGCCCTCACGATCGAGCGGGTGTTCGCCGGATGCCGCAAGGCGCTCAACGGCGACGACGCCCAGATCCTCGAGGACATCCTCGTCACCGCAGCGAAAGACGTGACACCCGAGGAGGTCTCCACGATCGGCCGCCGCGCGATCGACCTCATCGATCCCGACGGTGCCGAGCCCAAGCCCGATGTGGCGGCCCGGGCCCGAGGCCTCCACATCAGTGCCCAGGACGACGATCTGATGACCGAGCTCGACGGCACGATCACTCCCGAGTGCCGTGCGCTGATCGAGGTGGTGCTGGAGAAGTTCGGACGGCCCGGCGTGAACAACCCCGCCGACGCCGGCTCTCCGGTCGACACCGCCGACCAGGCCGCACTGAACGCCGCCGCGGACCGCGACAGCCGGAGCCTCGCGCAGCGCAATCACGATGCACTCGTCACCGCGTTGCGTATTGCCATCGGATCGGGAGGATTGGGGCAGCACCGCGGTCTGCCCTGCGTCCCGATCATCACCGTGGCGATCGATCAGCTCGAATCCGAGGCCGGGGTCGCCACCACCGCCACGGGCGGCCGGATGCCGGTGCCGGATGCGCTGCAGATGATGGGCGCCAACCCGAAGTACGTCCGGGTTCTGGACCTGGCATCGCGACCACTGCACCCTGGGCCGGGAGAAACGTCTGGCATCGACAGATCAGCGGATCGCGCTGTACGGATCCGAGAAGGGCTGCACCGCAACGGGTTGCGATGCTCCCGCCACTCGCTGCCAGGTGCACCACATCACCGAGTGGGCGGACGGCGGCGCCACCGACATCACGGGACTCACCCTCGCGTGCGATGCCCACCACGGCAAGGTGACTCCCGGCACCCGCGACTTTCCCCGAGGCTGGGAGACGATCACCGTCCGCGACGGGGAGTACGCGGGCCGCACCGGCTGGCGCCGCACCGCGGATCCGTCGCAGGACCATCGCACGAACCACAGGCACCACCCCGACGAGCTGTATCGAGAAGCCCTCCAACGCTGGCGCCACCACCACGAGAAGTTCCTCCAGGTGTGGCGCGACGAGGATCGTCGCGTGCAGTACGAGAGTTTCATCGGCTCGATCCACGACGACATCGCAGCGATCCTCGACGGCCCCAACGGGCCACCGATCCTCGAGACCCTGCTCGCGGAACACGATGCCGACAACGCCTGGCGGCCCTGTGAATCCCCGGCGCCTCCTCTCGCAGCCGCGTGAGCGTCGCGACGGACCGTCGTCAGTCCTCGTCGTCGGTCCGCAGGTGCTCGGCGGGCCAATCCAGCGAGTCCAGGGGGTCGGCTTCGCGGAGATCGGGATCGTCGGCACGGAAACTGCGCATCCGGCCGGGACCGGACTCCCGAGTCTCGAAGCGAACACTGAGCACCCCGTGCCCCGCACCCTGCACCCAGCCGTGCCCGAACTCCGGGTGGCGCACGTCCATTCCCGTCCGCCAGCCCACGACGGGTTCGGCGGCATCGTCCGTGGTTTCGACCACGTCGGCACCGTCGGCCACCACCGGCGCCGCCTCCGCGGCGGGCGCCTCATCGCCGAACAACGTGAACTGCTCCACACTGCTCAGGCCCGAGAAGCCGACACCCACCAGGCGCAGGCCGCCGATCTCCACCGGATCCAGCGCCAGCCGCTG includes:
- a CDS encoding HNH endonuclease signature motif containing protein, with protein sequence MHHITEWADGGATDITGLTLACDAHHGKVTPGTRDFPRGWETITVRDGEYAGRTGWRRTADPSQDHRTNHRHHPDELYREALQRWRHHHEKFLQVWRDEDRRVQYESFIGSIHDDIAAILDGPNGPPILETLLAEHDADNAWRPCESPAPPLAAA